The following proteins come from a genomic window of Mariniflexile sp. TRM1-10:
- the aroC gene encoding chorismate synthase, translating to MAGNSFGKLFTLTTYGESHGPALGGVIDGCPSGIELDLEAIQQELDRRKPGQSAIVTQRKEPDTVKFHSGIFEGVTTGTSIGFVIENTNQKSHDYSHIKDSYRPSHADYTYDKKYGVRDYRGGGRSSARETACRVVAGAIAKQMLKGIEITAYVSGVGTMKLNKPYNELDLTQVESNIVRCPDAKMAADMETFIKEVRGKGDTVGGIVSCVIKNVPVGLGEPVFDKLHAELGKAMLSINAVKGFEYGSGFEGSTMYGSAHNDSFNADGTTKTNYSGGIQGGISNGMDIYFNVAFKPVATLIQKYETIDKEGNAVEMQGKGRHDPCVVPRAVPIVEAMAALVIADFYLQNKIYNK from the coding sequence ATGGCTGGAAATTCTTTTGGAAAACTGTTTACTCTAACGACTTATGGCGAATCTCACGGACCTGCATTAGGTGGTGTTATTGATGGTTGCCCATCGGGAATTGAATTGGATTTAGAGGCTATTCAACAAGAATTGGACAGAAGAAAGCCAGGGCAATCTGCCATTGTTACCCAACGTAAAGAACCAGATACCGTAAAATTCCATTCGGGAATATTTGAAGGTGTTACAACAGGAACCTCAATTGGTTTTGTTATTGAAAACACCAATCAGAAATCTCACGATTATTCGCATATAAAAGATAGTTACAGACCAAGTCACGCCGACTATACTTACGATAAAAAATACGGTGTGCGCGATTACCGTGGTGGTGGGCGCAGTTCTGCACGTGAAACGGCATGTCGTGTGGTTGCTGGTGCGATTGCAAAACAAATGCTAAAAGGCATTGAAATTACCGCTTATGTATCGGGTGTTGGTACCATGAAACTTAATAAACCGTACAACGAACTGGATTTAACCCAAGTAGAATCGAACATAGTACGTTGTCCAGATGCAAAAATGGCAGCAGATATGGAAACGTTTATTAAAGAAGTTCGCGGAAAAGGCGATACCGTAGGTGGTATTGTAAGTTGTGTTATTAAAAATGTGCCCGTTGGTTTGGGCGAACCTGTTTTCGATAAATTACACGCCGAACTAGGTAAAGCCATGTTATCCATCAACGCCGTAAAAGGTTTTGAATACGGTAGCGGTTTCGAGGGCAGCACCATGTATGGTAGTGCGCATAACGATTCGTTTAATGCCGATGGCACGACTAAAACGAACTATTCAGGAGGTATTCAAGGCGGTATAAGCAACGGTATGGATATTTATTTTAATGTCGCCTTCAAACCTGTGGCGACTTTAATCCAAAAATACGAAACCATCGATAAAGAAGGCAATGCAGTAGAAATGCAAGGAAAAGGGCGTCACGATCCATGTGTTGTACCAAGGGCAGTACCTATTGTAGAGGCTATGGCAGCTTTGGTAATTGCCGATTTTTATTTGCAAAATAAAATATATAATAAGTAG
- a CDS encoding dicarboxylate/amino acid:cation symporter, whose protein sequence is MKKLALHWKILIGMTLGIIWALLSSSLGWSAFTINWIDPFGTIFINLLKLIAVPLVLFSIIGGVANIGDPKSLGRMGGKTLFIYLITTVMAISLGLLLVNVVKPGKLIDEQSRIDNRISYEIWAASEGHEVKDGINYLKDPQFFERAQEISELTKSELKEASVSDKLEKANKQQSVSPLQPLVDIVPENFFASLSNNGLMLQIIFFALFFGICLLFIPNEKSQPVLTLVDGINEVFLKMVDLVMQAAPFFVFALLAGVVSKMAGDDIGKVIEIFKGLSWYSLIVLVGLLLMIFVVYPIILKLFVKKIPYLGFFKAMGPAQTLAFSTSSSAATLPVTMECVEQNLGVDKKVSSFVLPIGATVNMDGTSLYQAVAVIFLAQMHMIDLTIGQQLTVVVTTTLASIGSAAVPSAGLVMLIVVLNSVGLNPVWIAIIFPVDRILDMFRTVVNVTGDATVCTIIADGENMLDYHDTKNPTETFDLDS, encoded by the coding sequence ATGAAAAAACTAGCACTACACTGGAAAATCTTAATAGGTATGACGCTCGGTATTATTTGGGCGTTGCTTTCAAGCTCATTAGGTTGGAGCGCGTTTACCATCAATTGGATTGATCCATTTGGCACTATTTTTATCAATTTATTAAAGCTTATAGCCGTACCTCTAGTGTTATTCTCTATAATTGGCGGTGTTGCCAATATCGGCGACCCTAAAAGTTTAGGTAGAATGGGCGGAAAGACTTTGTTTATTTATTTAATAACTACGGTCATGGCCATTTCTTTAGGCTTGCTTTTGGTAAATGTTGTAAAACCGGGTAAGTTAATCGATGAGCAGAGTAGAATCGATAACCGTATTAGTTATGAAATTTGGGCAGCTTCCGAAGGCCATGAAGTTAAGGATGGTATTAATTATTTAAAAGACCCCCAGTTTTTTGAACGCGCGCAGGAGATTTCAGAATTAACAAAATCTGAATTGAAGGAAGCGTCGGTTTCAGATAAACTTGAAAAAGCAAATAAGCAACAAAGTGTTTCTCCGCTGCAGCCTTTGGTAGATATAGTTCCCGAGAATTTTTTCGCATCGCTTTCCAATAATGGATTGATGTTGCAAATTATCTTTTTTGCCTTATTTTTTGGGATATGCTTATTGTTTATTCCTAATGAAAAGTCACAACCGGTTTTAACCTTGGTGGACGGGATTAACGAGGTGTTTTTGAAAATGGTAGATTTGGTTATGCAAGCAGCACCATTTTTTGTGTTTGCTTTATTAGCAGGTGTGGTTAGTAAAATGGCAGGGGACGATATTGGTAAGGTCATCGAGATTTTTAAAGGCTTAAGTTGGTATTCGTTAATCGTTTTAGTGGGGCTTTTATTAATGATTTTTGTAGTGTATCCAATCATATTAAAACTATTTGTAAAGAAAATACCGTATTTAGGATTTTTTAAAGCCATGGGGCCAGCGCAAACCTTGGCGTTTTCAACATCTAGTAGTGCAGCAACACTTCCTGTTACCATGGAATGTGTAGAGCAAAATTTAGGTGTCGATAAAAAAGTAAGCAGTTTTGTATTGCCCATTGGAGCTACTGTTAATATGGATGGTACCAGTTTGTATCAGGCAGTAGCAGTTATCTTTTTAGCACAAATGCACATGATCGATTTAACAATTGGTCAGCAATTAACCGTTGTTGTAACCACAACGTTAGCATCCATTGGATCTGCCGCAGTGCCAAGTGCCGGTTTGGTGATGCTTATTGTGGTGTTGAATTCAGTGGGATTAAATCCCGTTTGGATTGCTATTATTTTTCCTGTGGATAGAATTTTAGATATGTTTAGAACCGTAGTAAATGTTACTGGCGATGCGACAGTCTGTACCATTATCGCCGATGGTGAAAATATGCTAGATTACCACGATACTAAAAACCCAACCGAAACATTCGATTTAGATTCTTAA
- the recG gene encoding ATP-dependent DNA helicase RecG produces MTTNLQTPIDYLKGVGPNRADLLRKELGIHTYQDLINLFPNRYIDRTQYYKINQLQQSNADVQVIGKIVAFKEVAQKQGKRLVATFQDDTGFMELVWFRGQKWIRENLKPNTNYVAFGRINWFSGKFNMAHPEMELQEEHEKNLRSAMQPVYPSTEKLSNKGISNRVISKIIQELFIETGGRFTETLSEPLRSELKLIKKSDALFNVHFPKSQELLARAQFRLKFEELFYIQLQLIIKNLIHKSKIKGFPFEHVGNYFTTFFNNHLPFELTNAQKRVLKEIRADLGSNAQMNRLLQGDVGSGKTIVAFMSMLMALDNGFQACLMAPTEILSVQHYNGLLEHCNKLNISIKILTGSSTTSERKKIHAELENGDLQILIGTHALLEDKVKFKNLGLAIIDEQHRFGVAQRSKLWHKNTSPPHVLVMTATPIPRTLAMSVYGDLDISVIDELPAGRKPIKTVHRYDKNRLNVFKFIKDEIAKGRQIYIVYPLIQESEALDYKDLMDGYESISRDFPMPDYQISIVHGKMKPADKDFEMQRFIKGETQIMVATTVIEVGVNVPNASVMIIESAERFGLSQLHQLRGRVGRGAEQSYCILMTGHKLSSDSKTRLETMVRTSDGFEIAEVDLRLRGPGDVMGTQQSGVLNLKIADIIKDKDILQSARFYAKKLLKEDPTLSDTDNKVILNTYKALGKYKNIWNYIS; encoded by the coding sequence ATGACTACCAATCTTCAAACTCCCATAGATTACTTAAAAGGTGTTGGCCCAAATAGAGCCGATTTACTTCGTAAGGAGTTAGGTATTCACACGTATCAAGATCTAATAAATTTATTTCCAAACAGATACATTGACAGAACGCAGTATTACAAAATCAACCAGTTACAACAAAGTAATGCAGATGTACAAGTTATAGGTAAAATAGTAGCATTTAAAGAAGTTGCCCAAAAGCAAGGCAAACGCTTGGTGGCTACCTTTCAGGATGATACGGGGTTTATGGAATTAGTTTGGTTTCGTGGGCAAAAATGGATTCGAGAAAATTTAAAACCAAACACCAATTATGTGGCTTTTGGTAGAATAAATTGGTTTAGTGGAAAATTCAACATGGCGCATCCGGAAATGGAACTTCAGGAAGAACACGAAAAAAATCTACGTTCTGCGATGCAGCCCGTATATCCTTCTACCGAAAAACTATCGAATAAGGGCATCAGCAATCGTGTGATTAGTAAAATTATTCAGGAGTTGTTTATTGAAACGGGAGGACGATTTACAGAAACACTTTCAGAACCATTACGCTCCGAATTAAAATTAATTAAAAAAAGTGACGCCTTATTTAATGTGCATTTTCCTAAAAGCCAAGAGCTATTAGCACGGGCACAATTTCGCTTAAAATTTGAAGAACTTTTCTATATTCAGTTGCAGCTTATCATCAAAAATTTAATTCATAAATCAAAAATTAAGGGTTTTCCATTTGAACATGTTGGCAATTATTTTACCACCTTTTTTAACAACCATTTACCCTTCGAATTAACCAATGCACAAAAGCGGGTTTTAAAAGAAATCCGAGCTGATTTAGGCAGCAATGCGCAAATGAATCGGTTATTACAAGGTGACGTGGGTTCCGGAAAGACCATTGTAGCGTTTATGTCAATGTTAATGGCACTTGACAACGGTTTTCAAGCATGTTTAATGGCGCCGACTGAAATTTTGTCAGTTCAGCACTATAATGGTTTACTTGAACACTGTAACAAACTGAATATCAGTATAAAAATACTAACAGGTTCAAGTACTACTTCAGAAAGAAAAAAAATCCATGCCGAATTAGAAAATGGCGATTTACAGATATTAATTGGTACGCACGCCCTATTGGAAGACAAGGTAAAATTCAAGAATTTAGGCCTTGCTATTATCGATGAGCAGCACCGTTTTGGCGTGGCACAACGAAGTAAATTGTGGCATAAAAACACATCTCCGCCACATGTTTTAGTGATGACGGCAACACCAATTCCACGCACCTTGGCCATGTCGGTTTATGGTGATTTGGATATCTCTGTTATTGATGAATTACCAGCTGGAAGAAAACCCATCAAAACAGTTCATAGGTATGATAAAAACCGATTGAATGTCTTTAAATTCATTAAAGATGAAATTGCTAAAGGGCGGCAAATTTATATTGTGTACCCACTTATCCAAGAAAGCGAAGCGTTGGATTATAAAGATCTGATGGATGGCTACGAAAGTATCTCACGGGATTTCCCGATGCCAGACTATCAAATCTCCATTGTTCATGGTAAAATGAAACCCGCAGATAAAGATTTCGAAATGCAGCGCTTTATTAAAGGCGAAACACAAATAATGGTTGCCACCACGGTTATTGAAGTAGGCGTCAATGTCCCCAATGCATCGGTTATGATTATTGAAAGTGCCGAACGTTTTGGCTTATCACAATTGCACCAACTACGGGGCCGTGTGGGTCGTGGTGCCGAACAAAGCTATTGCATTTTAATGACGGGGCATAAATTAAGTAGCGATAGTAAAACCCGCTTAGAAACCATGGTAAGAACTAGTGACGGATTTGAAATTGCAGAAGTAGATTTACGCTTACGTGGTCCCGGGGACGTTATGGGAACCCAACAAAGTGGTGTTTTAAACCTTAAAATTGCCGATATTATTAAAGACAAAGATATTTTACAAAGTGCGCGGTTTTACGCTAAAAAACTACTTAAAGAAGATCCTACTTTATCAGATACGGATAATAAAGTTATTTTAAACACCTACAAGGCTTTAGGCAAGTATAAGAATATTTGGAATTATATCTCTTAA
- a CDS encoding sulfurtransferase has protein sequence MAKINRLQPVVSVSWLHNNLEAENLVVLDGTINKVFDASQSQIPNARLFDIKNKFSDTTAPFPSTFPSEEQFQKSARELGINNDSAIVVYDDKGIYSSARVWWLFKAFGYNNVAVLNGGFPEWKKAGFETEPMKLYTGKPGNFKASYKPELMKFFNDVKMASETKSHTIIDARSEGRFKSLEPEPRVGLRMGTIPNSVNLPFEDLLADNQLLTNQEIEAKFQALAKKEEPIIFSCGSGITACVLALGATISGYENLAVYDGSWTEWGSLVPE, from the coding sequence ATGGCTAAAATTAATAGATTACAACCCGTAGTTTCCGTATCATGGCTTCACAATAATTTAGAAGCTGAAAATTTAGTTGTTTTGGATGGTACCATCAATAAGGTGTTCGATGCATCTCAATCTCAAATTCCGAATGCGCGCTTATTCGATATAAAAAACAAGTTTAGTGATACCACAGCACCATTTCCATCAACGTTTCCTTCAGAAGAACAATTTCAAAAATCCGCAAGGGAACTAGGCATTAATAACGATAGTGCGATTGTGGTTTATGATGATAAAGGCATTTATTCCAGTGCCCGCGTTTGGTGGTTGTTTAAAGCTTTTGGTTACAATAATGTAGCGGTTTTAAATGGTGGTTTCCCAGAATGGAAAAAAGCAGGATTTGAGACAGAACCGATGAAGCTCTATACAGGTAAGCCCGGTAATTTTAAAGCGAGCTACAAGCCTGAACTCATGAAGTTTTTTAATGATGTAAAAATGGCTTCGGAAACAAAGAGCCATACCATTATCGACGCACGTTCTGAAGGTCGGTTTAAAAGTTTAGAGCCAGAACCAAGAGTGGGTTTACGTATGGGAACCATTCCCAATTCGGTTAACCTGCCTTTTGAAGATTTGTTAGCCGATAATCAATTGTTAACCAATCAAGAAATTGAAGCTAAATTTCAAGCTTTAGCTAAAAAAGAAGAGCCTATTATCTTTTCCTGCGGTTCAGGTATTACAGCTTGTGTTTTAGCGTTGGGCGCCACCATTTCTGGATATGAAAACTTGGCTGTTTATGACGGTTCTTGGACGGAATGGGGGAGTTTGGTTCCTGAATAA
- a CDS encoding tRNA-(ms[2]io[6]A)-hydroxylase, with translation MLHLKLETDPRWVNIVESNIEEILTDHAWCEQKAATNAISIITLNSEYPDLVTDLLELAKEELEHFQMVHDIIKKRGYKLGRERKDSYVNELYKFMNKGGNRLQCMVDRLLFSAMIEARSCERFKLLSKEIKDPELSKFYYDLMVSEAGHYTLFISYARKYGKGVNVDKRWEELVAFESEVIKNYGKSETIHG, from the coding sequence ATGCTTCATTTAAAGTTAGAAACCGACCCACGTTGGGTAAATATTGTAGAGTCGAATATTGAAGAGATATTAACCGATCATGCGTGGTGCGAACAAAAAGCGGCTACCAATGCCATTTCAATTATAACACTTAATTCTGAATACCCCGATTTGGTTACTGACTTACTAGAACTTGCCAAAGAAGAATTGGAACATTTTCAAATGGTGCACGATATCATTAAAAAACGTGGCTATAAATTAGGCAGAGAGCGAAAAGACAGCTACGTAAACGAACTTTATAAATTCATGAATAAAGGCGGAAACCGCTTGCAATGTATGGTGGACAGACTGTTATTTTCTGCCATGATTGAAGCTAGAAGTTGCGAACGTTTTAAACTCTTATCAAAAGAAATTAAAGATCCTGAACTTTCAAAGTTTTATTATGATTTAATGGTGAGTGAAGCAGGACACTACACCCTTTTTATAAGCTACGCTAGAAAATATGGCAAAGGTGTAAATGTTGATAAACGCTGGGAAGAACTGGTAGCCTTTGAAAGCGAAGTCATAAAAAACTACGGCAAAAGCGAAACCATTCACGGATAA
- a CDS encoding DUF2911 domain-containing protein, producing the protein MKNNYFTKIFICLALFVGANAFAQLNTPRGSQHATVSQRVGISDITINYSRPSVKDREIWGKLVPYGMNNLGFGTSTAAPWRAGADENTTITFSHDMKVEGQPISAGTYGFHVEVKPDNKATIILSKDSKAWGSYFYDESMDALRADVTTNTVAHKELLTYEFNTVTPTSTTVSLVWEKKEIPFTVEVPVTEIVLNDFREQFKGQAGFSRQNWEQAANYALNNGGDLNEALSWIDAAISGQFFSQKTFNNLAIKAQILNKLGRTQEYAALMDEASGMANKNQLNILGYQMLAANDYDRALKYFKKNVADYPNDANSYDSLGECYKMMGDKKNAIKNLKKSLSLNPPANVKANSEKLLAELETM; encoded by the coding sequence ATGAAAAACAATTATTTTACCAAAATTTTTATTTGTTTAGCACTTTTTGTAGGTGCTAATGCATTCGCTCAATTAAATACACCACGAGGAAGTCAGCATGCAACCGTTTCACAGCGTGTGGGTATATCAGACATTACGATTAACTATTCTAGACCAAGCGTTAAAGACCGGGAGATATGGGGAAAATTGGTACCTTATGGTATGAATAATCTCGGATTTGGCACCTCTACTGCGGCACCGTGGCGTGCAGGAGCCGATGAGAATACCACCATAACCTTTTCTCATGACATGAAAGTTGAAGGACAACCTATTTCTGCAGGAACTTATGGTTTTCATGTTGAAGTAAAGCCAGATAATAAGGCAACCATTATTTTATCAAAAGACTCTAAGGCTTGGGGCAGCTATTTCTATGATGAAAGTATGGACGCACTAAGAGCCGATGTAACCACAAACACTGTGGCTCATAAAGAATTATTAACCTATGAATTCAATACCGTTACGCCAACATCTACCACAGTTTCATTAGTTTGGGAGAAAAAGGAAATTCCTTTTACTGTCGAAGTTCCAGTTACGGAGATTGTTTTAAACGATTTTAGGGAACAGTTTAAAGGTCAAGCAGGTTTTAGCAGACAGAATTGGGAACAAGCTGCAAATTATGCTTTAAATAACGGTGGTGATTTAAATGAAGCTTTGAGTTGGATAGACGCCGCTATTTCCGGACAATTTTTCAGTCAAAAAACATTCAATAACCTAGCTATAAAAGCACAAATTTTAAATAAGCTAGGAAGAACTCAAGAATATGCAGCGCTAATGGATGAGGCTTCTGGTATGGCAAATAAGAACCAATTGAATATTTTGGGGTATCAAATGCTGGCGGCTAATGATTACGACCGTGCCTTAAAATATTTCAAAAAAAATGTAGCAGATTATCCAAACGATGCCAATTCTTATGATAGTTTGGGGGAGTGTTATAAAATGATGGGTGATAAGAAAAACGCCATTAAAAATTTAAAAAAATCATTATCGTTAAATCCACCTGCAAACGTTAAGGCAAATTCTGAAAAGCTTTTAGCGGAACTGGAGACTATGTAA
- a CDS encoding endonuclease MutS2, whose amino-acid sequence MIHIHEKTLQDLEFSTVLKQVSEHCITLLGNEKALQITPFSTKELLLNNLQLTNEYLSSFYNDNRIPNHGFDAITKEIKLLRIENTYLEVHSLKKIVSISLTTNEIVAFLKKFDVYYPNLNAFASHIEITKAIIEKVDAVVDRFGDIKDNASSLLFDLRQSINKVKGQINQSFATALNTYHGLEYLDDIRESVVENRRVLAVKAMYRRKVKGSIMGSSKTGSIVYMEPETTLKYSRELNNLEFEESEEVVRILKELTNFIRPFLSLLENYQDFLVAIDVISAKAKYARSMNAILPEISEDRSMYLRDAYHPLLYLNNLEKKVKTFPQTIALEQDSRIIVISGPNAGGKSITLKTVGLLQVMLQSGMLIPVHERSKACLFDRILSDIGDNQSIENHLSTYSYRLKQMNYFLKKCNKNTLFLIDEFGTGSDPELGGALAETFLEEFYHREAFGIITTHYANLKILANELPFMLNANMLFDEKTLEPLYKLVIGQAGSSFTFEVAQKNGIPFGLINRAKKKIERSKVRFDATIAKLQKERSKLEKTGESLKLNEKKKIQEAGKLEEINAKIQKKLESYQELYDSNQRLIYLGQKVNDIAEKYFENKQKKELMGELFKVVQIENSKRKKVTIKEKKVIKEKEEKVKQEAEKVVTVIREKKKEAKKKAIEAPKPKVTLKVGDRVRMNDGRAIGSIDKIEKNKAVVNYGIFTTNVSVEQLELVEAKK is encoded by the coding sequence ATGATTCACATTCACGAAAAGACATTACAGGATTTAGAATTTTCTACGGTTTTAAAACAAGTTAGCGAACATTGCATTACCTTATTAGGAAACGAAAAGGCACTGCAAATAACACCTTTTAGCACCAAAGAATTGCTTCTTAATAATTTACAATTAACCAACGAATACCTGTCGTCTTTTTATAACGACAACCGAATACCAAATCACGGTTTTGACGCCATAACCAAGGAAATCAAACTTTTACGCATTGAAAACACCTATTTAGAAGTCCATAGCTTAAAAAAAATTGTTTCCATATCATTAACAACCAATGAGATTGTTGCGTTTTTAAAAAAGTTTGATGTTTACTATCCAAACCTCAATGCATTTGCATCGCATATTGAAATCACTAAAGCCATTATTGAAAAAGTTGACGCTGTTGTAGATCGATTTGGCGATATTAAAGACAATGCTTCTAGCCTACTTTTTGATTTACGACAGTCTATAAACAAAGTAAAAGGACAAATAAACCAAAGTTTTGCAACCGCTTTAAATACGTATCATGGTCTTGAATATTTAGATGACATTCGAGAAAGTGTTGTAGAAAACAGGCGTGTTTTAGCTGTAAAAGCTATGTACCGCCGTAAAGTTAAAGGGTCTATTATGGGTAGCAGTAAAACGGGGAGCATTGTATATATGGAGCCCGAAACCACCCTAAAATACTCACGGGAACTCAATAATTTAGAATTCGAGGAGAGTGAAGAGGTGGTTCGTATTTTAAAAGAACTCACCAATTTTATTCGTCCGTTTTTATCACTTTTAGAAAACTACCAAGACTTTTTAGTGGCTATTGATGTCATTTCGGCAAAAGCAAAATATGCACGTTCCATGAATGCCATTCTTCCTGAAATTTCAGAAGACAGGAGTATGTACTTACGTGATGCATATCACCCACTGCTCTATTTAAATAATTTGGAAAAGAAAGTAAAAACATTTCCACAGACGATAGCATTGGAACAAGACAGTCGCATCATTGTTATTTCCGGACCAAATGCTGGCGGAAAAAGTATCACACTAAAAACCGTTGGATTACTACAAGTGATGCTCCAAAGCGGGATGCTTATTCCAGTACATGAACGCAGTAAAGCCTGTTTGTTTGATAGAATTTTAAGTGATATTGGCGATAATCAATCTATTGAAAACCATTTAAGCACCTATAGCTACCGATTAAAGCAAATGAATTATTTTTTAAAGAAGTGCAACAAAAACACACTCTTTTTAATTGACGAATTTGGTACAGGAAGTGACCCCGAATTGGGTGGCGCTTTAGCCGAAACATTTTTAGAAGAGTTCTACCATCGGGAAGCTTTTGGCATTATTACAACACACTATGCGAACTTAAAAATATTGGCAAACGAGTTACCTTTTATGCTCAATGCCAATATGCTGTTTGACGAGAAAACCTTAGAACCTCTATACAAACTGGTTATTGGGCAAGCAGGAAGCAGTTTTACGTTTGAAGTCGCTCAAAAAAATGGCATTCCGTTCGGATTGATAAATCGTGCCAAAAAGAAAATTGAGCGCAGTAAAGTACGTTTTGATGCAACCATTGCAAAGCTTCAAAAAGAACGTTCTAAGCTTGAAAAAACGGGGGAATCGTTAAAATTGAATGAAAAGAAAAAAATTCAGGAAGCTGGCAAGTTAGAAGAAATCAATGCGAAAATTCAAAAGAAACTGGAAAGCTACCAAGAGTTGTACGACAGCAACCAACGCCTGATTTATTTAGGACAAAAAGTAAATGACATCGCTGAAAAATACTTTGAAAACAAGCAGAAAAAAGAATTAATGGGCGAGCTTTTTAAAGTGGTTCAAATTGAAAACTCCAAACGAAAAAAGGTAACGATTAAAGAGAAAAAAGTAATCAAAGAAAAAGAAGAAAAGGTTAAACAAGAAGCCGAAAAAGTCGTAACAGTTATTCGTGAAAAGAAAAAAGAAGCTAAGAAAAAAGCCATTGAAGCCCCAAAACCGAAAGTAACTTTAAAGGTTGGAGATCGTGTACGTATGAACGATGGTCGCGCCATTGGTAGCATTGATAAAATTGAAAAAAATAAAGCCGTTGTAAATTATGGTATATTTACGACTAATGTAAGCGTTGAACAATTGGAATTAGTAGAAGCTAAAAAATGA
- a CDS encoding thiol-disulfide oxidoreductase DCC family protein → MIALPDHKKLILFDGVCNLCNSSVQYVIKHDKNNVFLFAALQSDTGQQIIEAYKINTNKVDSILLYTPGKGVDYKSTAALKIASQLGFPQNLMTAFFIIPPFIRNWVYDYIAKNRYKWYGKKESCWIPTPELKSKFLE, encoded by the coding sequence ATGATAGCCTTACCAGATCATAAAAAACTAATATTATTCGATGGTGTTTGCAACCTTTGTAATTCGTCAGTTCAATACGTTATTAAACACGATAAAAACAATGTATTTCTTTTTGCCGCTTTACAAAGTGACACAGGGCAACAAATAATCGAAGCATATAAAATAAATACCAACAAAGTAGATTCCATTTTGTTATACACACCCGGAAAAGGGGTCGATTATAAATCTACGGCAGCGTTAAAAATCGCAAGTCAGTTGGGGTTTCCGCAAAATTTAATGACAGCGTTTTTTATAATTCCTCCGTTTATTCGCAATTGGGTCTATGATTATATAGCAAAAAACCGTTATAAATGGTATGGCAAAAAAGAGTCTTGCTGGATCCCTACGCCTGAATTAAAATCTAAGTTTTTGGAATGA